The genomic window GTTTGCAAGTATCAAGGATGAAGAATGATTAGAGAACTGCAACGTTTCTCTTCCTTGGTTCATCCCGAGTACTATGATGCTTCTCTCTATTTATGAACCTATTTATGGGAAATTTGTTCGTTCTACTGATAGTACCGTATAATAAAATAGATgttttttttctataaaattttttaatgggTAACTTTAAGCTAAACCCATAAATAAATATTACGGACGAACTTAGTAGGCATTCAAATAAGAAGGGGTGCTTATGAATGGCCAATCATAAGCAACAAATGAATTATGGGACCTTGGTCCTTCAATAATATATCAGTCATCATATATTTCAAACTTCAATATGTAAGGTCCTTGCATGTGGTGTGCTCAATCCTAACATTCAGATTAGTATTCCCCACAGAAAAGCAAAATCATGGAAACAACAAAAGTGTTAGTTGAAGAAGATATTGTGATTGTTGGTGCTGGAATTGCTGGCCTCACTACTGCATTGGGACTTCACAAGTATCTTCCATGAAAATTATTATCGTACTATATATAATCCATATGTTGATTATGTGATTTAGAGATCATAATATAAATTGTTTGGTGCAGGTTGGGTATCCCAAGTTTGGTGTTAGAAAGTTCAGATAAATTGAGAGCCACTGGTTTTGCTCTATCAATATGGAAGAATGGATGGAAGGCCTTGGATGCTGTTGATGCTGCAAACACCCTCCGCTCCAAACATCCTCAACTTCAAGGGTAACTACCAACTAGCTATTTATCATATCATACTTATTCACATTGTCAATCTTGACTTATCACTTATGGTGATTTTTCGGGTTTCAGTTGGTTAAATTGAATTAGAACTCGAATTTGTTTGCAGGAGTGGGACTACTTCATTGATCACAGGACAGCAGACATCAACTATTTCTTTCAAGGAGCTAGGAAAGAAGTGAGTGCACTCTATATGCATGAATTTCACTCTATTTATGCTTTTTTTTGTGTGATTATTATTCAGTtctctaatttgatttgaaaattttgCTATATGGGTGTAGTGAAATTCGTTGTGTTAGAAGGCACATAATGTTGGAAGCacttgctagtgagctttctagtgacACAATCAGGTATTTGTCAAAGGTTGTTGCTATTGAGGAATCTGGATTCTTTAAGTTGCTCCATCTTTCTGATGGAACAACCATCAAAACTAAGGTAATTAGCATAATGTGTTACATTACATGACATACATAACAAACAAGTTTTATCCAATGAATGCAAGTTATTAGTAAATTTTAACTTATACATACATGGATGTTTCATGTTTGCTACTGAAAAGGTTTTGATTGGTTGTGATGGAGTGAACTCTGTGGTTGCAAAGTGGTTAGGCTTCAAGGAGGCCGCTTTCACTAGAAGATGTGAAATCAGAGGATGTGCAGAGTACAAGAACAATCATGGATTCGAGCCTAAGTTCATGCAGTTCTTCGGTGATGGTTTTCGAGCTGGTGTTATTCCTACCGATGAAAAGGGTATTTATTGGTTTTTCACTTGGAATCCAACCAGTGAAGGTAATTTCTTTGTTTCAGCCCATAATTGTTCAAGTTTCCTTACTTAAAACTATGAAAACAAGCTATATTCTATTATAAAAAAGCACTTTTCTTGATAATAGATTCTTACAAATGGCTAAGCACAGTAACACTTCTCCCTTTGAGGGGTTTACTGTGGAAATTGTTACCTGTTTTAACATTCATTTACAACAGTTATTAGCTTATGAGATTTAACATTATGCTTACCATTCTTGCAGATAAAGATCTAGAACATAACCCAGCTAAATTGAAGCATTTTGCATTGGACAAACTTGAGAAAATGCCAAGTGATGTAAGATCAGTCATAGAAAACACCGAGCTGGATAACTTCTGTTTGTCGCGACTGAGATATAGACATCCATGGGAGCTCTTGTTCGGAAACATCAGCAAAGGGAATGTGTGTGTTGCCGGAGATGCATTCCATCCCATGATGCCAGACATTGGCCAAGGTGGTTGTTCTGCTTTGGAAGATGGTGTTGTTCTAGCAAGGCGCCTAGGTGAGGTACTTTCCAAGAAACAAGGAACCCATTTGAAAGATGATAATGAAGAGAAAAAACAATACAAGAGGATTGAGGAAGCTATGAAGAAATATGCAAATGAGAGAAGATGGAGAGGCATTGATCTCATTAGCACATCTTATATGGTTGGTTTTATTCAGCAGGGTGGTTCTAAATTGGTTGGCTTTATGAGGGACAAATTATTGGCTACATTCCTTGGTGGCTTGTTACTCAAGAAATCTGATTTTGATTGTGGGAAATTACACAACTACTAATGAACCAAGAAAAATCCTTCTATAAATCGTGATCACTTTATCCACTGAAGGTACTGACAGGTTCCATGCTGAGTTCTAAAAACGtatgttaaaaaaaaagttattttatcCCAACTTATGAAACCGTTCTCTTTTTTGTAAAATGATATGTACATTATAGTTGTTATGTTATCTTTACTATGACCCACATAAATTTATAAATTGAGTATTTGAGTTGTTGTTTGCTTGTTTTACTCTTCAATAattgagttaaaaaaaaaattgttaatgctGGAAAAAAGAAACTATGGAAACGGAAATACAACACCACTTCCTACCGATAATCAGCCATAAATGGCCAATGCTTCAATCTTGATTCTTAGTATCTCGTTACTCTCTATCTTACCGCATTTCACGAGAAAATTACACTGCAAAGTTCCTTCCCTTTGGCCCTTAAATTGTATGTATAAACTTTGAAATCTCCAAGGCCACTTTATATATAAGacaatttttattctaaacttataatttttcttattatatTTATACACTGACAATCAATTATTTATTCGCATATAATATATGTTGGTATGCAAAATTCGCATTAAAAATGTACAAAATAACATATATTTATAAACAAATATATGATAAATAATTTGAGTTGGTCTAGTGATTAGATCATTAGTCCCCTTAAGCAAATGTCGAGGATTCGAATTTTGCTTTGTACATGCAATAACTCATTGACCAGTCGGTAAATCCTTAAATGGAGTTTTGATTCGCAACGGATTAGATTTTGACCTATTAGATAAGAGAATtccatagaaaacaaaaaaaaaaagacatataTAATGATAATTTTTTGTATATACATAATATTTGAGTAAAATACTATTTTGGTCCTTAATGTTTGGGCCAAATACTAATTTGGCTCGTATCGTTTCCAACGTTATATTTTAGTCTAAAAAAGTTTCAAACGATCCAAATTCAATTTTGTCCCGGGTTAAATTTAACACGAACAATTAACGGAGTGAGTGACGTAGATGTTAACaatgtttttaactttttattaatTAAGTCATATTTTCTTATTTCTATGTGTTAAATAAACATAACCAAAATACTTTGGTCCTTCTTCTtgtacaaaattcaaattctagtcATCAATCATTAATGCTTTAGAATTAAAGAAAAAGGATTTACATTGATGATCGTTAGTGTTTTAATTTTACTTAGGTACTGATAATCTGATATTAAATGTTATTGACTCTTTAATATGCTAATTATTTATATCAAATTTAACAGTATAACATTGAacctatttaaaatttttaagattgaaACAAAATGTTTAAAACGTTAGAAACCAAATTAATACTTAATCCAAATATTAGAGATTAAAATAGTACTTTACaccataatattttttaaaaactttgGTAATGTGAGATGGGTAAAGATAATAAGTTATTTAGTTTCTTAACTAACAGTTTTGATTAGAGTTGAAGGAAAACAAATTTTGTTTAGAAGACCTATTCTCTTTTATAATACCTAAAGTTAAATTAGAATAGTCGAATATCTATCAATAATATCCTAGATGATTAAGACAAAACTTTAGTACCTTAATTAGAAAATCTAATAACCAAAAATAGGGAGTATTTTCTAGGTTTTACCATCTACCTCACCAGTAGAGACGCAATATGATTTGTTTACGGTATCTTCTTTGACCTAATGGATTTTTTTTTCCCTTTCGTTTTTCATCTGGCCAGGCTAATCTGTGATGAATATTATGTTGAGGATGCTTAGTTTAATTGTAGATATAGTGCTAGTTTAGATTGGTTTTTTTTAAGTGAAAAACTACTTGTTAAAAATTCTTAGATTCTTTAATTTTAAGATCATctatgttaaattattaaaaaagttAAGAGAGTTGAAAGTACAGAGAGAAAATCGAAAACATACCTAAATTCATAAACATAATTAAAcgagtttgattttttttttttatcttttattacccataaataaattaaaaaataataatttcttaagTAACttatcttttatttacatgaaaCATGACTGTTCAATTTGGGTTGTCAGCAATGACGATTTTTTCCGCCACAAACAATTTGCATGTGCACAGATGGTTTGCCTCAAGAGTGATAACTTATTAGTGATAACAAttaatagtaaaaaataataCGGATAAACTTAGAAGGCATTAAAATAAGAAAGGGTGGTTAGTGCTTACGTATGACCAGTCATCAGCAACAAATGAATTATGGGACATTGGTCCTTCAATAATCAATGTCATAATCATAGTCGTCATCATGTATTTCCAACCACACTATTTAAGTTCCCTGCATGTGATGTGTTCAATCATAACATTCACTTTAAAGTTTAAATATTCTCcccaaaagcaaaagcatggAAACAACAAAAGTGTTAATTGAAGAAGATATTGTGATTGTTGGTGCTGGAATTGCTGGCCTAACTGCTGCCTTAGGACTTCACAGGTATCTTCCATGAAAATAATAGACTTCTGTATTATATTTAATCCATATGATGATTATAGCTTTAATTATTTGGTCGGtttctataattttatcaaatttgtagttagttttttatatttttttttcaattgagttcctacctatttttaattttataattaagtcttTCTTAGAATCTTAGTctaaaaatattagagttaattgaatatttttttacaaatttaaaatattcacAATTAACGTTTTTAACATGAAAATgacataattataaaattaaaagtaatgtaagactccaattgaaaagaaaaaaaatataaatacctAATTAAATATGAAAAAATTTTACTCCCCTCTCCTcagagatgctaaaatgacacttttctcTCCTCTATTTGTAAAATGTACATTCATCtcccttataacttttaaaaaacctcatctttaatccattttaaatttgtgTCAACTAATGTtactttatccatttttcaagaaaaaataaattattttttacaaaaatactctttagcaaaaattttatttttttgtcattaaattttgcttactaaaatattctttaataaattattaaattttatttttttgtcattaaattttacttaccaaaataacttttaataacttattttttattaattaaattgtatttttaccaaaatattttaaaagattaataattatttttttaaaaatatttttcaataattttttaattattaaattgtaattttaccaaaattttcgtTAACAATTATagttatattttactattaattttttatatcaatatatattattttaacattaaataaaaaatcttggtaaaattattttttgacatcaTAATATAAATTGTTTGATGCAGGTTGGGTATCCCAAGTTTGGTGCTAGAATCTTCAGATAAACTGAGAGCTACTGGTTTTGCTCTAACAGTATGGAAGAATGCATGGAAGGCCTTGGATGCTGTTGGTGTTGCAAACACCCTCCGCTCCAAACATCTTCAACTTGAAGGGTAACTACCAACTAACTATTTTCTCATATCATACTTATTCGCATTTTCAATATGTGATCtttgagttaatactcaaattgaTCCGTGAAGTTAAAATGGTCCCTTAAGCAGGGACTAATACGAATACTAAGTTAGGAAACCAAATTGAGTAAATCGATTAATGACCAGTTCAGAGACCAATCTGAATATTAACTCGTGATCTTTCAGGTTTGAATTAGTTAAACTGAATAAGAAGTTAATTTGTTTGCAGGAATGTGACTACTTCATTGATCACAAGGCAACAGACATCAACTGGTTCTTTCAAGAAGTGAGTACACTCTATATGCATGAATTTCATattattaggtttaattactctgttggtccctatagtttcgtaaaattttcaattaggtctctaaattttttttctttttaattgggtccttgcactaattttttttttcaattaagtccctctcaatagtaattggcttaattttatagagatccaactaaaaaaaataattggtatagggacctaaataaaagaaaaaaaaaagtgtagagacctaattaaaaaaaaatttggtacaaagactcaattaaaaggaaaaaaagtatagggacctaattgaaaattttgcaaaactatagagaccaacagagtaattaaaccttattatCATTCAGTTTTCTAGCTTAACCTGAGAATTTTTCCATATGGAATGATTTTCAATGGATGCAGTGAAACTCGTTGTGTTAAAAGGCACTTAATGTTGGAAGCACTTGCCAGTGAGATTCCTAATGACAGAATCAGATACTTGTCAAAGGTTGTTGCTATTGAGGAATCTGGATTCTCTAAGATACTGCATCTTTCTGATGGAACAACCATCAAAACTAAGGTAACTAAAACAATGTGTTACATTTCATGACATATACATAACAAACAAGTTTTATGCAATGAATGCAAGTTATTAGTAAACCTTAACTGATCCATATAAATGGATGTTTGGTGTTTACAACTGAATAGGTTTTGATTGGTTGTGATGGAGTGAACTCTGTGGTTACAAAGTGGTTAGGCTTCAAGGAGGCCGCTTTCGCCGGAAGATCTGCAATCAGGGGATATACAGAGTACAAGAACAATCATGGGTTTGAGCCCAAGTTTATGCAGTTCTTCGGAGACGGTTTTCGAACTGGGGTTATTCCTACTGATGAAAAGGGTGTTTATTGGTTTTTTACTTGGAATCAAACCAATCAAGGTGATTCCTTTTTTTCAGCCCAGTAGAATTGTTTTAAGCTTCCTTATTTAAACTCATAAAACAAGCtaaattatgttaaaaaaaagtGTTGTCTTGATCTTAGATTCTTGCAAACCACTATGCACACTAACACTTGTTTAAGGAATAGTCCTTAAATCTTTTTTCAAAGTATAAGTTGGTTTATTGTGGAAATTGTTGATTACAATGGTTATTAGCCTATGAGATTAATATTATAGTTACCATTCTTGCAGAGAAAGATCAAGAACATGACCCAACTAAATTGAAGCAATTTGTGTTGGACAAGCTTGAGAAAATGCCAAGTGATGTAAGATCAGTCATAGAAAACACTGAGCTACATAGCTTCTTTTCGTCGCGACTTAGATATAGACATCCATGGGAGCTCTTGTTTGGAAACATCAGCAAAGGAAACGTTTGTGTGGCCGGAGATGCATTCCATCCCATGACTCCTGATCTTGGGCAAGGCGGTTGTTCTGCATTGGAAGATGGTGTTGTTCTTGCAAGGTGCTTAGGTGACGTATTCTCCAAGAAACAAGGAACACAGCAATTgaaagatgatgatgaagatgaacaACAATACAAGAGGATTGAGGAAGCTTTGAAGAAATATGCAAATGAGAGAAGATGGAGAGGCATTGATCTCATTAGCACTGCTTATATGATTGGTGTTATTCAGCAGGGTGGTTCTAAATTCGTTGGTTTTTTGAGGGACAAATTCTTGGCTGCATTCCTTGCTGGTTTGTTACTCAAGAAATCTGATTTTGATTGTGGAAAATTAGACGACTAATAATGAACCCAGAGAAATCTTTGACTCGAACCCACAACTTCTAAATGAGTATagagagattatgtcatttgagctctAGTTCATTCGCGTCATTTTATCACAACTTATGAAACCATTATCTTTTTTTGTAAAATAATATGGATATCATAGTTGTTATGTTGTGTTTACCATGAACTAAATAAATTTGTAAATTGAGGGTTTGTTTTACTTCTAAATAGTTGTTAATATTAACCAAAGAGAAATAAATTTTGACCCAAATAAATCATATTCGTGAATAATACTATATATATTGTATATTTGAATAGTTTTTATACGGAAAAATAAATAGTACTGTATACTTACAATGGATAGTGCTATACAAAAACGATTACATGAATTGTAACTTACATTaatattttatatgaaaaaactAAAATTCAGACAAAAATCATAGGCGAAAATTTCGAAAGAAATTCAttatattcaaaataaataaCACTATTTTTTCTACATTGTtaaacacagaaaaattacatATAGTGATTTTTGAATACCGATTTTTCTATACGAAAAAATTATAGAGCTATTATCCCCAAAAATATTTTCCGGGTAAAAAGTAAAAACTCATACTACATCATTTTTAGGTATTATTCGCACCTCTTTCGGTGAGAAAAAATACAttaactttttctttctctcccttGGTATTTTGAAACAAAGCAATCCTGCACTATTTATAAGGATATAACACAGGAATAGACTctctcaaaaaaaaattaactaaaaaggTAAAGtgtaatcttttattttttaatattttttttatatttttttgtcccGCTTATAAAATATATGGTGAGAAATTACACTTTATTCTCTTAagtctcaaataaaataaaaaattgggaAAATTCATTCCACACCGATCCTCTAAAAGAGTTattgcatatctatctatctatttatctatttataaTCTATAGAGATTAATACTAACTTTTTATACAATAAATTTTAATCATCTTATTTTTTCTAATAATGTCACATCAACACTTCTAAATATATGGCAAAATATGAAAATCAATCAATCGATCatctttaagaaaaaaaattaaaaacacacttttctattattattcaattaaaacataaattactaattaaatataataaatatataaaaaaagtattataataatcataattataaaattaatttatatttttatattatatttttgatattttttatttgaatttattttttctaactttttttaattatttgtaaataatgaaaaaaaaacaaagatgtagagcaatattttttctttaaaatattCAACGTTCAAATATTGCACCTGTGTCCACAATAAAGCCATCATATTTTGTTTTGAACAATAATGTTTTAGGAGTCAGCAATGATGAGAAGAAGCTAGATGACTAGATTCAATGCATGTTGATCACAAAATCTGTCCATAATATGGCTGCACTTCAAATTTGTTTTTGCCATCTTTGGATCTCTCGCCACTCTTACTAGCTTATCCATGAATATTCAAGTGAAAGTAACAAtgcaataaataattaaatagtgAATAATATATTAACATTGCCATGTAGTTTAGAATCATAAGATAAAGTATTCGATTTGTGTTTACGTTTTGGACGTAATTCTGTTTTAgtttttaaggtttaaagtgttttatttgaattcaaaaaaattttatacatGACAGTAGTATAAGGACAAGGTCGATAATCTGAaaaacaagtacaagctctagagatacaaaatcaaccgtgaatgcatcaatacatttatttattattttttttacaatttaaataaaatatttttttatagaactaagaaaaatgataaataaatgtattgatgcatctacGGTTGATTTTGTGTCTTTGAAGTGTGtacttatttttcagattatcgaccttgttcttatactgctgtcatataggacatttcgttaattatttaactttgacctcatagTGGGACTTCATttaagctaaatgaaacttttgtTAGATTCAAATAGAATACTTTAAACCTTAAAAATCCAAATAGGATTATACCCGAACGTAAGGgatcaatttagtactttaccagaattataatattatatatatgagttatgctacgtgtacactaaaattagctacCAAAATTAGccattagtataaaatacatgctgaaatataaatatacatattGAAAACGTATATGATGACTCAAAAATTACATGCATAGTTTAAATAAATCACCTTGATTATTttataaatcacaaaaattacatGTTGCTTCAATTTGTTTTTAGTGACAGATATACTCTCTCAGTCTTGAAGCAAATAAAAAAGAATCACGGCACCTTTAATCTTAAATAAGCACAACCGTGACCACTCACCATGTTTGACCAAAAGCACTTATAAAAACAAGTGTACCCACATATATAAATAAGGATATAATAATTAGAAGCACATATCCAATAATAAGAGATAACACACATCAAAGATTAAGGCCTATTAAGAAATGgcaacaacatcaacaacaacaacaacattagTTAAAGATATTGTGATTGTGGGTGGTGGTGTTGCTGGCCTTACAACTGCCTTAGGACTTCAAAGGTACAACAATACTATACTTTTATGCATCCAAATGTGTATTTAAATTACCATTTAATTCCAAGATTACTAATAATACACATGTAATTTGCAGGTTGGGTATCCCAAGTTTGGTGTTAGAATCTTCAGATAAATTGAGAACCGCTGGTTTTGCTCTATTAACATGGAAGAATGCATGGAAGGCTTTGGAAGCTGTTGGTGTTGCACACATCCTTCGCCCCAAACATGTTCACCTTCATGGGTAATAAACCCTATTATGAACTaagagtaaaaaaaattatagaataaaCACCCAAATTGATTTCACATTGGATAATTTggttttcaagaaatttttattctCCAGAGAGAATTATTCTCGTTGGACAGATTGGTCCGTCTGTCTTTCGGTGCttctaatcaaattttaatatgcatgttggataaataaatttttaataaattttagaggaataagtattgttttggtccctaacgttgatggtcagaaaggacgattttaaaatgaaatggagcattaaggacgattttaaaataaaatgcaacattaaggacgattctaaatcaaaaattacactagggacgatttcgattctgaccctcaacgttagggaacaaaacaatacttatcccaattttagggtttagttAAGTTTAtcattagtaaaaaaaatttaaaaatttttatttaaagaatGTAAAACAAATGCAttgaaaacttaaaaaattttatattttcaataaaaaaaattttaatttataaatttaacatGTGTTCTTAAAGCACAAAATAAATAACCCTAAACTTTATCAAACAATTAGGTCTAAAGAATACACTCTAAGATGGAACCACTAATTTGTCCAATAAGAGTAACTTTTTAGAGAATAAAAGTTAGTTGGAAATCAAAGTATTTGATATGAAATTCTTTGAGATTAGTTTGGTGTTTACTTGAAATTTATAATACTAATGTGTTTATTGGATTACTGCAGGAATGTGACTACTTCATTGATCACAGGGCAACAAACATCAACTGTTTCGTTCAAGGGAAAGGAGTAAGTACACTCTATAATGATATATAGattaatttcactataatcaGTTTTGTTCATTGATTTTTCATCTCAAGGTTTTGCTTAAAATGGGAtacattttgttttattttatgcagTGGAGCCTCTGAAACGAGATGCATTAAAAGGGAATTATTGTTGGAAGCACTTGCCAATGAGCTTCCAAGTGGAACCATTAGGTACTTGTCAAAGGTTGTTGCTATTGAGGAATCTGGTTTCTCTAAGATACTCCATCTTGCTGATGGAACATCCATCAAAACCAAGGTAAGAAATTATTCATTTAACCAACTAATTTGTTATGAAAAATATACACAAGCTAGTAAAGCTCAACATATGATAGATGATTGTTTGTATCTTTAAAGGTATTGATTGGTTGTGATGGAGTGAACTCGGTGGTGGCGAGGTGGTTAGGCTTCAAGGCGGCGGCTTTCGTGGGGAGATCGGCGATCAGGGGATGTACAGAGTTGAAGAACAATCATGGGTTTGAGCACAAGTTCATGCAGTTCTTTGGAGATGATTTTAGAGCTGGTGCTATTCCTATTGATCACAAGACCCTTTATTGGTTCTTCACTTGGACACCATCTACCCAAGGTGATCATCTCTTTTGCATTAATCATTTCATTCAAAAACATAAGTTCATAAGTTTATATTCCTTATAGAATCCTGATTTTTATACAAAATTTAACTTTGATTCAATGGGACAATAAGTATTTGACTTATCACGCAAGCATTTAACCTATCAATGATTCTGAAAATCGGACTGATCAGGTTAATTTGATCCTTGATTGAACCGGTAAACTATTGAACCTCTAGATTTATCGAGTtcaattttcagaaccttgaacCTATCAGATACTATTTAATAAGCTGGTTGGAGAATGTTGAAAATACAATTGCCAAATGGTACTTaatgaattaccatgtgcatgNNNNNNAGATGGAAGATAACCCAGCAAAATTGAAGCAATTTGTGTTAGAGAAGCTTGAGAAGTTGCCAAGTGATATTAG from Arachis ipaensis cultivar K30076 chromosome B09, Araip1.1, whole genome shotgun sequence includes these protein-coding regions:
- the LOC110262370 gene encoding uncharacterized protein LOC110262370 isoform X2, producing METTKVLVEEDIVIVGAGIAGLTTALGLHKLGIPSLVLESSDKLRATGFALSIWKNGWKALDAVDAANTLRSKHPQLQGSGTTSLITGQQTSTISFKELGKNEIRCVRRHIMLEALASELSSDTIRYLSKVVAIEESGFFKLLHLSDGTTIKTKWLGFKEAAFTRRCEIRGCAEYKNNHGFEPKFMQFFGDGFRAGVIPTDEKGIYWFFTWNPTSEDKDLEHNPAKLKHFALDKLEKMPSDVRSVIENTELDNFCLSRLRYRHPWELLFGNISKGNVCVAGDAFHPMMPDIGQGGCSALEDGVVLARRLGEVLSKKQGTHLKDDNEEKKQYKRIEEAMKKYANERRWRGIDLISTSYMVGFIQQGGSKLVGFMRDKLLATFLGGLLLKKSDFDCGKLHNY
- the LOC110262370 gene encoding uncharacterized protein LOC110262370 isoform X1; this translates as METTKVLVEEDIVIVGAGIAGLTTALGLHKLGIPSLVLESSDKLRATGFALSIWKNGWKALDAVDAANTLRSKHPQLQGSGTTSLITGQQTSTISFKELGKNEIRCVRRHIMLEALASELSSDTIRYLSKVVAIEESGFFKLLHLSDGTTIKTKVLIGCDGVNSVVAKWLGFKEAAFTRRCEIRGCAEYKNNHGFEPKFMQFFGDGFRAGVIPTDEKGIYWFFTWNPTSEDKDLEHNPAKLKHFALDKLEKMPSDVRSVIENTELDNFCLSRLRYRHPWELLFGNISKGNVCVAGDAFHPMMPDIGQGGCSALEDGVVLARRLGEVLSKKQGTHLKDDNEEKKQYKRIEEAMKKYANERRWRGIDLISTSYMVGFIQQGGSKLVGFMRDKLLATFLGGLLLKKSDFDCGKLHNY
- the LOC107617314 gene encoding uncharacterized protein LOC107617314, which codes for METTKVLIEEDIVIVGAGIAGLTAALGLHRLGIPSLVLESSDKLRATGFALTVWKNAWKALDAVGVANTLRSKHLQLEGNVTTSLITRQQTSTGSFKNETRCVKRHLMLEALASEIPNDRIRYLSKVVAIEESGFSKILHLSDGTTIKTKVLIGCDGVNSVVTKWLGFKEAAFAGRSAIRGYTEYKNNHGFEPKFMQFFGDGFRTGVIPTDEKGVYWFFTWNQTNQEKDQEHDPTKLKQFVLDKLEKMPSDVRSVIENTELHSFFSSRLRYRHPWELLFGNISKGNVCVAGDAFHPMTPDLGQGGCSALEDGVVLARCLGDVFSKKQGTQQLKDDDEDEQQYKRIEEALKKYANERRWRGIDLISTAYMIGVIQQGGSKFVGFLRDKFLAAFLAGLLLKKSDFDCGKLDD
- the LOC107617312 gene encoding uncharacterized protein LOC107617312 — protein: MATTSTTTTTLVKDIVIVGGGVAGLTTALGLQRLGIPSLVLESSDKLRTAGFALLTWKNAWKALEAVGVAHILRPKHVHLHGNVTTSLITGQQTSTVSFKGKDGASETRCIKRELLLEALANELPSGTIRYLSKVVAIEESGFSKILHLADGTSIKTKVLIGCDGVNSVVARWLGFKAAAFVGRSAIRGCTELKNNHGFEHKFMQFFGDDFRAGAIPIDHKTLYWFFTWTPSTQGXXMEDNPAKLKQFVLEKLEKLPSDIRSVIENTELHSFMSSPLRYRHPWEILFGNISKGNVCVAGDALHPMTPDLGQGGCSALEDGVVLARCLGEALLSLSNNEKGEEQEYKRIEEALKKYANERRWRSIDLVTSAYVVGTIQEGGGGSKLVSFFRDKFLAPFLAGLVLKKSDFDCGKLKEDYN